The following are encoded together in the Scytonema millei VB511283 genome:
- a CDS encoding SWIM zinc finger family protein codes for MAKFSRTWWGKRFIEALEAFSDSGRLGRGRSYASNGKIIEYKIDGNKITAKVRGSINPYFGVYKEPKYDTKFEITAIDKASWSKAIKYVSSKASFVSKLLMNEVPDSIDSAFADLGLHLLPHSRKDFKTSCSCPDYANPCKHIAGVYYLVASQLDHNPFLLFELRGLSKEELQSELVKSPLGKVLSSELTTKEIPLVSAASYYTQLEQVPVTEQINSREFWFGTKRLPSNIEVAEPAMIPAITIKKQGDYPAFWQKDTSFITVMEELYQRVRTKNKDVM; via the coding sequence GTGGCGAAATTTAGTCGAACTTGGTGGGGTAAGCGTTTTATTGAAGCCTTAGAAGCATTCAGCGACTCAGGGAGGTTGGGGCGTGGACGTTCCTATGCTAGCAATGGTAAAATCATTGAATATAAAATTGACGGCAACAAAATTACGGCTAAGGTAAGAGGTTCGATTAATCCCTATTTTGGGGTATATAAAGAACCAAAATACGATACGAAATTTGAAATTACAGCAATTGACAAAGCGAGTTGGTCAAAGGCAATTAAATACGTTTCTTCTAAAGCAAGTTTTGTGTCAAAATTGTTAATGAATGAAGTGCCAGACAGTATTGACTCAGCTTTTGCCGACTTAGGATTGCATTTACTACCACATAGTAGAAAAGATTTCAAGACTAGCTGTAGTTGTCCCGATTATGCGAATCCTTGCAAACATATTGCAGGTGTTTATTACTTAGTTGCATCTCAACTCGACCATAACCCATTTCTTTTATTTGAATTGCGGGGATTATCTAAGGAAGAATTGCAGTCAGAACTCGTGAAATCTCCTTTAGGAAAGGTTCTATCCTCCGAGTTAACTACTAAAGAAATTCCCTTAGTATCGGCAGCATCTTATTATACACAACTCGAACAAGTGCCTGTAACCGAACAGATAAATTCCAGAGAATTTTGGTTTGGGACTAAGCGCCTACCATCAAATATTGAAGTAGCCGAACCAGCGATGATTCCAGCAATTACAATTAAAAAACAGGGAGACTACCCCGCTTTTTGGCAAAAAGATACTTCCTTTATTACGGTAATGGAAGAATTGTATCAAAGAGTGAGAACGAAAAATAAAGATGTTATGTAA
- a CDS encoding SPFH domain-containing protein, with protein MERLKERPAFKVDGFVALVVLGAIAILAVWWLWTTIQGWEAILGRTLKITDLLGEDTTAEIGAWLGATLIAVIIPTFSGFFTVEPNQAVVVTFLGRYAGSAREAGFWWTNPFTRKRKISLRVRNFNSKILKVNDAQGSPIEIAAVVVWQVVDSAKSYFEVDDYEEFVAIQSETAIRALAIRYPYDTGDDESIPSLRGIPDEVSRSLQQELQARLEVAGVEIIEARLSHLAYAPEIAQAMLRRQQAKAIIDARRQIVDSAVGMVDEALRRLSEQQIVELDEERKATMVNNLLVVLTSEQNAQPVVNTGSLYT; from the coding sequence ATGGAGAGATTAAAAGAGCGTCCTGCCTTTAAGGTTGATGGTTTTGTGGCGCTGGTAGTACTGGGGGCGATCGCAATTTTGGCTGTTTGGTGGTTGTGGACGACTATCCAAGGATGGGAAGCAATATTAGGGAGAACGCTGAAAATTACCGATTTACTGGGAGAAGACACCACGGCAGAAATAGGTGCATGGCTGGGAGCAACTTTAATAGCAGTCATTATTCCCACATTTTCGGGGTTCTTTACGGTGGAACCAAACCAAGCAGTTGTAGTAACATTTTTGGGTCGTTATGCTGGTAGCGCTAGAGAAGCAGGCTTTTGGTGGACTAACCCTTTTACCCGCAAACGCAAGATTTCTTTGCGAGTACGCAACTTTAACAGCAAAATTCTTAAAGTCAACGACGCTCAAGGCAGTCCCATTGAAATTGCAGCTGTGGTGGTGTGGCAAGTTGTAGATTCAGCCAAATCTTATTTTGAAGTAGACGACTACGAAGAATTTGTTGCCATCCAAAGTGAAACGGCAATTCGTGCCTTAGCCATCCGCTACCCCTATGACACAGGTGATGATGAGAGTATACCTTCGCTGCGAGGCATTCCTGACGAAGTATCGCGATCGCTTCAACAAGAGTTACAAGCACGCTTAGAAGTCGCAGGAGTAGAGATTATTGAAGCTAGGTTGTCTCACCTTGCCTATGCGCCAGAAATTGCTCAAGCAATGCTCCGCCGCCAACAAGCGAAAGCAATCATTGATGCTCGACGACAGATTGTCGATAGTGCTGTGGGGATGGTTGACGAAGCATTGAGAAGGTTGAGCGAACAACAAATCGTCGAATTGGATGAGGAACGCAAAGCTACGATGGTGAATAATTTACTCGTGGTTTTAACCTCGGAACAAAATGCTCAGCCTGTAGTCAATACTGGTAGTTTGTATACATGA
- a CDS encoding phosphomannose isomerase type II C-terminal cupin domain, whose product MTNNGNQAQLDAIESSPHAGQRYWGLVEVIEEGKTYRINRIEIKPKHRIKPQIHYHRSEHWVVVSGTAKINCGDEDKLLHRNESTYVPVATLHSIENPGAIPLILLEIQNGEYMGEDDTERPYDLT is encoded by the coding sequence ATGACCAATAACGGGAATCAAGCTCAGTTAGATGCGATCGAATCCTCTCCACACGCAGGTCAGAGATATTGGGGTTTAGTTGAGGTAATAGAAGAAGGAAAAACTTATAGAATTAATCGGATTGAAATTAAGCCAAAGCACCGAATTAAACCACAAATTCACTATCATCGTAGCGAACATTGGGTTGTTGTTTCTGGTACGGCTAAAATTAATTGCGGTGATGAAGATAAGTTGCTACATCGCAATGAATCTACATACGTACCTGTAGCAACGCTACACAGTATTGAAAATCCTGGGGCAATTCCGCTAATTTTACTAGAAATTCAAAATGGCGAATATATGGGTGAAGATGATACCGAACGTCCTTACGATCTGACTTGA
- a CDS encoding serine/threonine protein kinase, producing the protein MLAGKTLQRGKYTLEQEIGRGGFGITYKATHQFLGQPVVIKTLNELLRQAPQFAKFQRQFQDEARRLAACVHPNIVRVSDFFVEDGLPFMVMDYIPGQTLAKVVFPDRPLPETLAIHYIRQIGAALEVVHQKNLLHRDVKPQNIILRQGTQEVVLIDFGIAREFTPGSTQTHTNMVSEGYAPIEQYLAHAPRTPATDVYALAATLYAILTAKVPVAASLRDRIPMPNVRQINPRLSVDVERAIILGMEIEAVNRPATVADWLELLPHTYSQSFSGGLTGGGRSQTHNSSIPNWLSQSSQPGVSVMEPPSAESEEIPAKQSFLRGLWIGGGLAAIAGIATLAIGTVFPKSVPQSPQNSIPARSSQPAPQSTSPTDARYEKNITLPQKENSQPKNSTAPPPTQPVKNTTEQHPAVNTSRQSGTQNLSSPVNPTIRSGTRRWRQDRNNAGQGFNRRVRATSSTRNRSTVTPTQSKNNLQRNSTNKSKPSQPVPSPTPKSEQSPTSKQSPTAPSPTPSPSPEASPSPQNNQPAPEPSPSPQNNQPSPEPSPSPQNNQPAPESSPTTNNQPPSPTPAAPSPNSPPVKEGEPMLPSDYESGSIAPSPTPTAAQTPPANPPH; encoded by the coding sequence ATGCTAGCTGGAAAAACATTACAGCGTGGGAAATATACCCTGGAACAAGAAATAGGACGGGGTGGATTTGGCATTACTTATAAAGCCACCCACCAATTTTTGGGGCAACCAGTGGTAATCAAAACGCTGAATGAATTGCTCCGGCAAGCGCCGCAGTTTGCCAAGTTTCAGCGCCAATTTCAGGATGAAGCCCGACGCTTAGCAGCCTGCGTCCACCCCAATATTGTGCGAGTCAGCGACTTCTTTGTTGAGGACGGCTTGCCATTTATGGTGATGGATTATATTCCCGGGCAAACTCTTGCCAAAGTAGTGTTTCCAGATCGTCCCTTGCCAGAAACGCTGGCAATTCACTACATTCGGCAGATTGGCGCGGCATTAGAAGTCGTGCATCAGAAGAACTTGCTGCATCGGGACGTGAAACCCCAAAACATTATTTTGCGCCAAGGGACTCAGGAAGTTGTACTGATTGATTTTGGAATTGCGCGAGAATTTACTCCAGGTTCAACCCAAACTCATACCAACATGGTTTCGGAAGGGTACGCACCCATAGAACAGTATCTTGCTCACGCCCCCCGTACTCCAGCTACAGATGTTTATGCCCTAGCAGCAACGCTATACGCGATCTTGACAGCCAAAGTACCAGTTGCCGCTAGCCTGCGCGATCGCATCCCTATGCCCAACGTGCGCCAAATCAATCCTCGGTTAAGCGTTGACGTGGAACGAGCGATTATTTTGGGAATGGAGATTGAAGCTGTCAATCGACCTGCTACCGTAGCCGATTGGCTGGAACTATTGCCCCATACTTATTCCCAAAGTTTCTCAGGTGGTCTGACGGGTGGCGGGCGATCGCAAACTCATAATTCTTCGATCCCAAATTGGCTTTCTCAGTCCAGCCAACCTGGAGTATCGGTGATGGAACCCCCATCTGCCGAGAGCGAGGAGATCCCCGCCAAGCAATCTTTTTTACGCGGTTTGTGGATTGGTGGTGGTTTAGCTGCGATCGCTGGCATTGCAACTCTAGCGATCGGTACAGTGTTTCCTAAGTCTGTCCCTCAGTCACCTCAAAATTCAATACCCGCGCGCTCCAGCCAGCCTGCACCTCAGTCTACATCGCCCACCGATGCTAGATATGAGAAAAACATTACACTTCCACAAAAAGAAAACTCGCAACCAAAAAACTCAACCGCTCCCCCACCAACTCAACCTGTAAAAAATACTACTGAGCAACATCCAGCAGTCAATACTTCTAGGCAAAGTGGGACGCAAAATCTCAGCAGCCCCGTCAACCCAACAATTCGATCTGGCACTCGCAGATGGAGACAAGATCGGAATAATGCTGGGCAAGGTTTTAACCGTAGGGTGCGGGCTACCTCGTCAACCAGAAATCGCTCAACTGTCACGCCTACTCAATCTAAAAATAATCTTCAACGTAACTCGACAAATAAGAGCAAACCGTCTCAACCTGTACCATCTCCTACACCAAAATCAGAACAATCCCCAACATCTAAGCAGTCTCCAACTGCACCTTCGCCAACGCCATCTCCATCCCCGGAAGCATCACCATCACCTCAGAACAACCAACCAGCGCCAGAACCATCGCCCTCACCCCAGAACAACCAACCATCCCCAGAACCATCGCCCTCACCCCAGAACAATCAACCAGCGCCAGAATCATCACCGACAACTAACAACCAGCCACCATCGCCAACACCCGCCGCACCAAGTCCAAATTCTCCTCCGGTCAAAGAAGGAGAACCAATGTTGCCTAGCGATTATGAGTCTGGTAGCATTGCACCATCACCAACGCCCACAGCTGCACAAACACCGCCTGCCAATCCACCACATTAG
- a CDS encoding lipid-A-disaccharide synthase-related protein, producing the protein MDYRSPSSLTPHSSPLTPHSRLLCLSNGHGEDIIAVRIVQELQQLCPNLDIAALPIVGEGKAYTRLGIPLIGSVKTMPSGGFIYMDGRQLLGDIQGGLLQLTGKQLRAIRQWMKGAGRKRAEGAEEAEGAEGERNLESLHPTPHTPHPTPHTLVLAVGDIVPLLFAWWSGANYAFVGTAKSEYYVRDENGVLPGRSPFARLEHWSGSIYHPWERYFMSHRRCRAVFPRDSLTAKTLQQHGVPAFDRGNPMMDRLEPSQFLEETSQALKILLLPGSRPPEVYRNWELILQAVTDLIVTFSDRPLVFLAAIAPHLDLEPFCQALVKTGFSEAPLVKGGWGDLARAGLSDISAIARTPQPNPPLQESLVLTFRQKNASIILTQHAYNDCLHQAQIAIAMAGTATEQFIGLGKPAIIMPGQGPQFTYAFAEAQSRHFGESITFVQNPHQVGDAIAALLSNPERLKSIAENGIRRMGKPGAACRIAECLIEKF; encoded by the coding sequence ATGGACTATAGATCGCCTTCCTCTCTCACTCCTCACTCCTCACCCCTCACCCCTCATTCGCGGTTACTATGCTTGAGTAACGGTCACGGCGAAGATATCATTGCCGTTCGGATCGTGCAAGAACTCCAGCAGCTTTGTCCAAACCTCGATATTGCTGCTTTACCAATTGTCGGCGAAGGAAAAGCTTACACTCGTCTGGGTATTCCCCTAATTGGTAGCGTAAAAACCATGCCTTCTGGTGGCTTCATTTACATGGATGGACGGCAACTGCTAGGAGATATTCAAGGTGGCTTGTTACAACTGACTGGGAAGCAGTTGAGGGCAATACGTCAATGGATGAAGGGAGCAGGAAGGAAGAGAGCTGAGGGAGCTGAGGAAGCTGAGGGAGCTGAGGGAGAAAGAAATTTAGAATCTTTACACCCCACACCCCACACCCCACACCCTACACCCCACACCCTAGTGTTAGCTGTAGGTGATATCGTACCCTTACTCTTTGCCTGGTGGAGTGGAGCGAATTATGCTTTTGTGGGGACAGCGAAATCTGAATATTACGTGCGGGATGAAAATGGTGTTTTACCTGGGCGATCGCCTTTTGCTCGTTTAGAACATTGGTCGGGTTCGATTTATCATCCTTGGGAGCGCTATTTTATGAGTCATCGCCGCTGTCGAGCAGTGTTTCCTAGAGACTCCCTAACTGCTAAAACTTTGCAACAGCATGGCGTTCCTGCCTTCGATCGGGGAAATCCCATGATGGATCGCCTCGAACCGTCCCAATTTCTAGAGGAGACAAGCCAAGCACTAAAAATTCTGCTGCTACCTGGTTCTCGTCCTCCCGAAGTTTATCGAAATTGGGAACTGATATTGCAAGCAGTCACAGATTTAATCGTGACTTTCAGCGATCGCCCATTGGTATTTTTAGCTGCGATCGCCCCTCATCTCGATTTAGAGCCTTTTTGTCAAGCTCTCGTAAAAACTGGATTCTCTGAAGCCCCCCTTGTTAAGGGGGGTTGGGGGGATCTTGCCAGGGCGGGTTTATCAGACATATCTGCGATCGCACGTACACCTCAGCCAAACCCGCCCCTACAGGAATCGCTTGTATTGACATTTCGGCAAAAAAATGCATCTATTATTTTGACTCAACACGCCTACAACGACTGCTTACACCAAGCCCAAATTGCGATCGCAATGGCAGGAACGGCGACAGAACAATTCATTGGGCTAGGCAAACCTGCCATTATCATGCCTGGTCAAGGTCCGCAATTTACCTATGCTTTTGCTGAGGCACAAAGCCGTCATTTTGGGGAATCGATTACTTTCGTCCAAAATCCTCACCAAGTTGGTGATGCGATCGCGGCTTTACTCTCTAACCCCGAAAGGCTAAAATCGATTGCTGAAAACGGCATTCGTCGCATGGGTAAACCAGGTGCAGCCTGTCGCATAGCCGAATGCTTAATTGAAAAGTTTTAG
- a CDS encoding hemerythrin, whose product MVATLDDTKRRAIAMELADLKALQELLISNEEKLIPSVSSDKEISDRLNDFLRDDRQNLTVINEVIAKFGGSVGYRDTTGQYVEQVNRLMDGNELSLYQKVSAHERIKHQAVMTGLIIHKASQVTGEDVKDAIAPLNQVNFENRAHQEQMKGILEVLGTRELTGKDPDQSVWARTQDAVAALRGVFDGLTK is encoded by the coding sequence ATGGTTGCAACTTTAGACGATACCAAGCGTAGAGCGATCGCAATGGAACTAGCAGATTTAAAAGCTCTACAAGAGTTGCTAATTAGCAATGAAGAGAAACTGATTCCATCTGTCAGTAGCGATAAAGAAATTAGCGATCGCCTCAACGATTTTCTCAGAGACGACAGGCAAAATTTGACTGTCATTAACGAAGTTATTGCTAAGTTTGGTGGTTCTGTTGGGTATAGAGATACAACGGGGCAATATGTAGAGCAAGTCAACCGTTTAATGGATGGCAACGAACTATCTTTGTATCAAAAAGTCTCTGCTCACGAGCGGATCAAACACCAAGCTGTTATGACTGGATTGATTATTCACAAAGCATCTCAGGTGACAGGAGAAGATGTCAAGGATGCGATCGCGCCCCTCAATCAAGTCAACTTTGAAAACCGCGCCCACCAAGAACAAATGAAAGGAATTCTAGAGGTTTTGGGAACCCGCGAACTAACGGGTAAAGATCCAGATCAAAGCGTTTGGGCAAGAACTCAAGATGCAGTTGCTGCTTTGCGAGGCGTATTTGACGGGTTGACGAAATAG
- a CDS encoding DEAD/DEAH box helicase: MKIIHGTWIPSAEADFIQAGAFYLWVETSTVQKRRNTDRRTHPFHLASADLEAFLTEQLGIVSATYGKTNARISTKYFALPTARDRPLPSPELARYLDDIDPENEEFAYWAIACYLVNTSVKTNSYSYSQVSNIIKLLNDIHFLALNNANEIQFGSDLVFWYHYTQSFKEIILKDQYIPALKYHELQITKSKRKQASHTFDIYPAWEIISEQYDAIVQKYVDYMPAICTAGRANISDRVEFFTPETLLRHFSEYLLQDIVTHTPSTSAFDSLISDSLLQKCFQSNNTPQQSDRALIEYKQWYAWKEKIARTQTAMAFDLCFQLQEAPADRVDNWNIDFLVAAKQDPSLKLTLADYWGMNQRAKKAWFKHLGTDFEANLLLNLGYAARMYPLLWEGLETDRPIGLPLSLSQAFEFLKENAWVLEDAGYKVIVPAWWTPEGRCRAKIRLKTSSRGAKSTTTNQGYFSLDSLVQYQYELAIGGEAVTQKEWQQLVNAKTPLVQFRGQWIELDQDKMRQMLEFWQSQAKEQPEMSLLDLMKLVASEDELEVDHDDALEKMMAKLQDKSKLEPISDPPQLQGTLREYQKRGVAWLQYLEALGINGCLADDMGLGKSVQVITRIINEKEAIATPPTLLIAPTSVVGNWLREIAKFAPHLQAIVHHGSDRLKDEAEFKATCLKHDVVITSFTLTRKDEKLLSSVTWQRIVIDEAQNIKNPKAAQTRTILKLQAKHRLALTGTPVENRLLDLWSIFNFLNPGYLGKEAQFRKSFEIPIQKDNSKVKSSSLKKLVEPFILRRVKTDRAIINDLPDKVEQNLYCNLTKEQASLYEAVVKDVSKQIEESEGIQRKGLILSTLLKLKQVCNHPAQFLQDGSEFSPERSHKLSRLVEMVEEAIAEGESMLIFSQFKEICDPLDKYLKHNCHYNTYYIHGGTNRNKREEAIAEFQDPETEPSVFVLSLKAGGVGITLTKANHVFHFDRWWNPAVEDQATDRAFRIGQKKNVFVHKFVAMGTLEERIDQMIADKKKLSSAIVGNDESWLTELDNEAFKQLIALNKTAILE, encoded by the coding sequence ATGAAAATCATCCACGGTACTTGGATTCCCTCTGCCGAAGCTGATTTCATTCAAGCAGGTGCATTTTACCTGTGGGTAGAAACTTCAACTGTCCAAAAACGTCGCAACACCGATCGGCGCACCCATCCTTTTCATTTGGCTTCAGCAGATCTAGAAGCCTTCTTAACTGAGCAATTGGGAATTGTCTCAGCTACTTATGGCAAGACGAACGCTCGAATTTCTACTAAATATTTTGCCTTGCCAACTGCAAGAGATCGCCCCCTTCCTTCACCAGAATTAGCTAGATATCTTGATGACATCGATCCAGAAAACGAAGAATTTGCATATTGGGCGATCGCTTGTTACTTAGTTAATACCAGCGTCAAAACAAACAGTTACAGCTATAGTCAAGTCAGTAATATTATTAAACTGCTCAACGATATTCATTTTTTAGCTTTAAATAATGCTAATGAAATTCAATTTGGTTCGGATTTAGTATTTTGGTATCACTACACCCAATCTTTTAAAGAAATTATCCTCAAAGACCAATATATTCCAGCACTGAAATATCACGAACTACAAATAACAAAAAGTAAGCGCAAACAGGCAAGTCATACATTTGACATTTATCCAGCTTGGGAAATTATCTCAGAACAATACGATGCGATCGTCCAAAAATATGTCGATTATATGCCAGCTATCTGCACTGCGGGACGAGCAAATATCAGCGATCGCGTAGAATTTTTTACTCCAGAAACTTTGCTGCGGCACTTTTCGGAATACCTATTACAAGATATTGTCACTCATACCCCTTCTACATCCGCATTTGATAGCTTAATCTCTGACTCCCTGCTGCAAAAATGCTTTCAATCTAACAATACTCCCCAACAAAGCGATCGCGCTTTAATAGAATACAAACAGTGGTACGCTTGGAAAGAAAAAATTGCCCGTACCCAGACTGCTATGGCTTTCGACCTCTGTTTTCAACTCCAAGAAGCACCAGCCGATCGCGTAGATAATTGGAATATTGACTTTTTAGTAGCGGCAAAACAAGACCCATCCTTAAAGCTAACCTTGGCTGATTATTGGGGTATGAACCAAAGAGCTAAAAAAGCTTGGTTCAAACATTTGGGTACGGATTTTGAAGCCAATTTGTTGCTAAATTTGGGATATGCAGCGCGAATGTACCCCTTACTTTGGGAAGGATTAGAAACCGATCGCCCCATTGGATTACCGCTGAGCTTATCACAAGCCTTTGAATTTCTCAAAGAAAATGCCTGGGTATTAGAAGATGCAGGCTACAAAGTTATCGTTCCTGCTTGGTGGACTCCTGAAGGTCGTTGCCGCGCTAAAATTCGCCTCAAAACGTCTTCACGCGGTGCTAAATCTACAACTACTAACCAAGGTTATTTCAGTCTAGACTCTCTAGTGCAGTATCAATACGAATTGGCAATTGGGGGTGAGGCTGTCACGCAAAAAGAATGGCAGCAACTTGTGAATGCGAAAACTCCGCTCGTACAATTTCGGGGTCAGTGGATAGAATTAGACCAAGATAAAATGCGACAAATGTTAGAATTTTGGCAATCTCAAGCTAAAGAACAGCCGGAAATGTCGCTACTCGATTTGATGAAATTAGTAGCTTCAGAAGATGAATTAGAGGTTGACCATGATGATGCTTTAGAAAAAATGATGGCGAAGTTGCAGGACAAAAGCAAGTTAGAACCAATCTCAGATCCGCCGCAGTTGCAAGGTACTTTACGGGAATATCAAAAGCGTGGTGTGGCTTGGCTGCAATATTTAGAAGCTTTAGGAATCAACGGATGTTTAGCTGATGATATGGGACTGGGAAAATCGGTACAGGTAATTACCAGAATCATCAATGAAAAAGAAGCGATTGCCACACCACCAACTTTATTAATTGCACCTACATCAGTTGTAGGAAATTGGCTGCGAGAAATTGCCAAATTTGCGCCGCATCTACAAGCAATCGTACATCATGGTAGCGATCGCCTCAAAGATGAAGCTGAATTTAAAGCTACCTGTCTCAAACACGACGTCGTGATTACTTCGTTTACTCTCACTCGTAAAGATGAAAAACTTTTAAGTAGTGTCACATGGCAACGCATAGTAATAGATGAAGCCCAAAATATCAAAAATCCGAAAGCAGCTCAAACTCGCACCATTTTAAAATTACAAGCTAAACACCGACTAGCATTAACAGGAACGCCTGTAGAGAACCGCTTATTAGATTTATGGTCGATTTTCAATTTTCTCAATCCAGGTTATTTGGGAAAAGAAGCACAATTTCGGAAATCGTTTGAAATTCCAATTCAAAAAGATAATAGTAAAGTTAAATCTAGCAGTTTAAAGAAATTAGTCGAACCGTTTATTTTGCGGCGAGTCAAAACTGACCGAGCGATTATTAATGACTTACCGGATAAAGTCGAACAAAACCTCTATTGTAACTTGACTAAAGAACAAGCTTCACTCTATGAAGCTGTGGTAAAAGATGTCTCGAAGCAAATTGAAGAATCTGAAGGAATTCAACGCAAAGGATTAATTTTATCGACTTTGTTGAAACTAAAACAAGTCTGCAATCATCCAGCTCAGTTTTTACAAGATGGGAGCGAATTTTCCCCAGAGCGCTCGCACAAACTCAGCCGTTTAGTAGAAATGGTAGAAGAGGCGATCGCTGAAGGAGAAAGTATGTTGATTTTCAGTCAATTTAAAGAAATTTGCGACCCTTTAGACAAGTATTTGAAGCACAATTGTCATTACAATACTTATTACATTCATGGTGGGACAAATCGTAACAAACGAGAAGAAGCGATCGCCGAATTTCAAGACCCTGAAACAGAACCTTCGGTATTTGTCCTATCTCTCAAAGCTGGCGGTGTAGGCATTACTTTAACTAAAGCTAACCATGTCTTTCACTTCGATCGCTGGTGGAACCCCGCAGTAGAGGATCAGGCAACAGATAGAGCTTTTCGGATCGGTCAGAAGAAGAATGTTTTCGTACATAAATTTGTCGCAATGGGTACTTTAGAAGAACGCATTGACCAAATGATTGCTGATAAGAAAAAGCTGTCTTCTGCGATTGTTGGCAATGATGAATCTTGGCTGACAGAACTCGATAATGAAGCATTTAAGCAACTAATTGCATTAAATAAAACTGCAATATTGGAGTAG